One window from the genome of Alnus glutinosa chromosome 13, dhAlnGlut1.1, whole genome shotgun sequence encodes:
- the LOC133854191 gene encoding metal-nicotianamine transporter YSL1, which produces MNMEEAKEKKEIEREDHQLEGVAGDHELSEGSKRIQPWTQQITVRGIVVSIIIGTMYSVIAMKLNLTTGIVPNLNVSAALLAFVFVRTWIKLLHRAGIVSRPFTRQENTMIQTCAVACYSIAVGGGFASYLLGLNKKTYELSGVNNEGNSLRSVKEPGFGWMTGYLYLVCFVGLFALVPLRKIMIVDLQLAYPSGMATAVLINGFHSQGDKMAKKQVRGFMKYFSVSFLWGFFKWFFSGREECGGFAKFPTFGLRAWKQTFYFDFGLTFVGAGMICSHLVNLSLLLGAVLSYGMMWPLIERLKGDWFLESLQESDMKSLYGYKVFISVALILGDGIYNFIKILACTVINIHGRLKNKGHDKAEDGQEKPMEALKQNEIFLRENIPMWFAAVGYVLFAILSIIVIPLMFPQLKWYYVVVAYFLAPSLAFCNAYGAGLTDINMAYNYGKVALFVLAALSGKEDGLVAGLVGCGLIKSVVSVACILMQDFKTAHLTFTSPRAMFLNQAIGTALGCLTAPLSFFLFYKAFDVGNPNGEFKAPYALIYRNMAILGVEGFSALPQHCLQLCYGFFAFAVGANVVRDLSPQKVGKFIPLPMVMAIPFLVGAYFAIDMCLGTLIVFVWHKINSKKAELMIPAVASGLICGEGLWTLPAAVLALAKINPPICMKFVPS; this is translated from the exons ATGAACATGGAGGaagccaaagaaaagaaagagattgaGAGGGAAGATCATCAGTTAGAAGGAGTAGCTGGTGACCATGAATTATCAGAGGGGTCGAAGAGAATCCAGCCTTGGACGCAGCAGATAACAGTGAGGGGAATAGTGGTGAGCATTATTATTGGAACCATGTACAGCGTGATAGCCATGAAGCTGAACCTCACAACAGGGATAGTTCCTAATCTTAATGTCTCTGCTGCCCTTCTGGCTTTCGTCTTCGTCCGGACATGGATAAAACTCCTCCATAGAGCTGGGATTGTATCAAGGCCCTTCACTCGGCAAGAGAACACCATGATTCAAACTTGTGCAGTTGCATGCTATAGCATTGCTGTTGGAG GTGGATTTGCTTCTTATCTTTTGGGATTAAACAAGAAGACATATGAGTTGTCGGGAGTCAACAATGAGGGGAACTCCTTAAGGAGTGTCAAGGAACCTGGATTTGGTTGGATGACTGGCTACCTCTATCTAGTATGCTTTGTTGGTCTATTTGCCTTGGTTCCTTTGAGGAAG ATAATGATAGTAGACCTCCAATTAGCATATCCAAGTGGCATGGCAACTGCAGTTCTCATCAATGGCTTCCACAGTCAGGGGGATAAGATGGCCAA GAAGCAAGTTCGGGGGTTCATGAAATATTTTTCAGTCAGTTTCTTGTGGGGTTTCTTCAAGTGGTTTTTCAGTGGGAGAGAAGAATGTGGTGGATTCGCAAAGTTCCCCACGTTTGGATTGCGAGCCTGGAAGCAAAC ATTCTACTTCGACTTTGGCTTGACATTTGTTGGGGCTGGGATGATTTGCTCCCACCTTGTGAACTTATCTTTGCTTCTTGGAGCTGTGCTCTCGTATGGAATGATGTGGCCGCTGATAGAACGGCTTAAAGGAGATTGGTTTCTTGAGAGCTTGCAAGAGAGTGACATGAAGAGCCTATATGGTTACAAG GTTTTCATCTCCGTTGCTTTGATCCTAGGTGATGGGATTTACAATTTCATCAAGATATTGGCATGCACTGTCATTAACATCCATGGCAGACTGAAGAACAAGGGCCACGACAAGG CTGAGGATGGCCAAGAGAAACCCATGGAAGCTTTGAAACAGAATGAAATTTTCCTGAGAGAAAACATTCCCATGTGGTTTGCAGCCGTTGGATACGTCCTCTTCGCCATCTTGTCCATAATCGTGATCCCATTAATGTTCCCTCAACTGAAATGGTACTATGTCGTGGTAGCCTATTTTCTTGCTCCATCTCTAGCATTCTGCAATGCTTATGGAGCAGGTCTCACGGATATAAACATGGCCTATAATTATGGCAAAGTAGCCCTCTTCGTCCTGGCTGCGTTGAGCGGAAAAGAAGACGGTCTGGTGGCAGGTCTAGTTGGTTGTGGTCTCATCAAATCTGTTGTTTCTGTGGCTTGCATTCTGATGCAGGATTTCAAAACAGCCCATCTGACTTTCACTTCCCCTAGAGCAATGTTCTTGAACCAAGCCATTGGCACGGCGCTAGGCTGCCTAACAGCTCCTCTGAGCTTCTTCCTTTTCTACAAGGCATTTGATGTGGGAAACCCTAATGGAGAGTTCAAAGCTCCTTATGCATTGATCTACAGAAACATGGCAATTCTAGGTGTTGAAGGCTTCTCTGCTCTCCCTCAACACTGCCTGCAACTTTGTTATGGCTTCTTCGCCTTTGCGGTGGGAGCCAACGTGGTGAGAGATCTGTCGCCGCAGAAGGTCGGAAAATTTATTCCCCTTCCTATGGTCATGGCTATACCTTTTTTAGTTGGGGCATACTTTGCAATTGATATGTGCCTTGGGACTTTGATTGTGTTTGTGTGGCACAAGATCAACTCCAAGAAGGCTGAGTTGATGATTCCTGCAGTTGCTTCTGGATTAATTTGTGGGGAGGGGCTTTGGACACTTCCTGCTGCGGTTCTAGCTTTGGCCAAAATAAATCCTCCCATCTGCATGAAATTTGTGCCTTCCTAG